The following are encoded together in the Lactuca sativa cultivar Salinas chromosome 1, Lsat_Salinas_v11, whole genome shotgun sequence genome:
- the LOC111882532 gene encoding uncharacterized protein LOC111882532, whose translation MSFFLVLTSRIKFPSKISLVLRGNIPYHPFFFFLPLFFCFLFFLNEVSKIEHHPYGDVRREHNHHRPKRVKNMASSSVVGVSTLHDKDESYLNSEKYAEELQLQEALIYSEASISSSSSQQDASSSSENDASSISSSSSQNDTSSTPSSASQNDASSTSSSSSSLNDSSSSSSASSIPETSTPTHSLKMKEPVVTSDASQSSESFFCDICMDTKSSSEMFSKATVCGHLYCSDCISGHVSAKIKENITNVKCPDPKCKEVIGPEHCRAIVPKEVLERWEEALCESLILGTQKFYCPFKDCSVMLVDDGGESVTSSECPNCHRLFCAQCKVAWHSEMDCNEFQSLNEDERNPEDIMLMQLAKSKEWRRCPSCNIIVEKQEGYRLISLVADVGIIFVMDVGKYMLEAMLVMFDLA comes from the exons ATGTCTTTCTTTTTGGTGTTAACTAGTCGTATTAAGTTCCCATCCAAGATTTCCTTGGTTTTGCGGGGTAACATCCCTTATCATCCGTTTTTCTTCTTCCTTCCTCTGTTTTTctgcttcctcttcttcctcaatgAGGTTTCAAAAATTGAACACCATCCCTATGGAGATGTTAGGAGAGAACATAACCAC CACAGACCGAAACGCGTTAAGAACATGGCTAGCAGTAGTGTTGTCGGCGTGTCAACTCTCCATGACAAAGATGAGAGCTATCTTAACTCTGAAAAATACGCCGAAGAACTGCAACTTCAAGAGGCGCTCATATATTCAGAAGCATCAATATCATCCTCTTCATCCCAACAGGatgcatcatcatcatccgaaaACGATGCATCatcaatatcatcatcatcatcccaaAATGATACATCATCAACGCCATCGTCAGCATCTCAAAATGATGCATCATCAACATCATCGTCGTCGTCATCCTTAAAcgattcatcatcatcatcatcagcatCATCAATTCCAGAAACGTCCACACCTACACATTCATTGAAGATGAAGGAGCCAGTGGTGACATCTGATGCATCCCAATCATCCGAGAGCTTCTTCTGCGACATTTGCATGGACACAAAGTCCTCATcagaaatgttttcaaaagcaaCAGTTTGCGGCCATCTGTACTGCTCTGATTGTATATCCGGACACGTATCTGCGAAGATTAAAGAGAACATCACGAATGTGAAGTGTCCGGACCCAAAATGCAAAGAGGTAATTGGCCCTGAACATTGTCGAGCCATAGTCCCAAAAGAAGTACTTGAAAGGTGGGAGGAAGCTTTGTGCGAGTCTTTGATCCTGGGTACTCAGAAATTCTACTGCCCGTTTAAAGATTGTTCAGTCATGTTGGTGGATGATGGTGGAGAGTCTGTGACATCGTCAGAATGCCCAAACTGCCACAGATTGTTTTGTGCGCAGTGTAAGGTGGCATGGCATTCAGAGATGGATTGTAATGAGTTTCAAAGCCTGAATGAGGATGAGAGAAATCCAGAGGATATAATGTTGATGCAGCTTGCCAAGAGCAAAGAATGGAGAAGGTGCCCAAGCTGCAATATTATTGTGGAAAAACAAGAAG GTTACCGACTGATCTCTCTTGTTGCAGATGTGGGAATCATTTTTGTTATGGATGTGGGAAAATACATGTTGGAAGCTATGCTTGTGATGTTTGATTTGGCATGA
- the LOC111882826 gene encoding uncharacterized protein LOC111882826 — protein MGFLGFGEKWRVWIRSMCSNARSSVLINGSLTDEFQLFRGLRQRDLISPFLFIIAMEGLHIAIEDAAVEGVFQGAPMGSDEVLVSHLFYVNDAIFLGEWDATHIQNLIRILRCFYLVSDLNLNLTISNLYGVGINPAEIASLASFTRCSDGTLPFVYLGILAGKSMVQLKGWQIIIDRFKKRLSSWKVKLLSIGGRLTLIKSVLRSLGIYFFSLFRLLATICHSLEALRARFFWGVDEGQNRIHWVNWNLILNSYAQ, from the coding sequence ATGGGGTTTCTCGGTTTTGGTGAGAAATGGAGAGTCTGGATTCGTAGCATGTGCTCTAATGCTAGATCTTCAGTGTTGATTAATGGGAGTCTTACTGATGAGTTTCAACTTTTCAGAGGTCTCAGACAAAGAGACCTCATTTCTCCTTTTTTATTCATTATAGCTATGGAAGGGCTTCATATTGCCATAGAGGATGCGGCTGTTGAAGGGGTGTTCCAGGGTGCCCCGATGGGTTCTGATGAGGTCCTCGTATCTCATTTGTTTTATGTAAATGATGCAATTTTCCTAGGGGAGTGGGATGCCACTCATATTCAGAATTTGATTCGTATTCTGAGGTGTTTTTATTTGGTGTCGGACCTTAATCTCAATCTTACTATATCAAATCTTTATGGGGTAGGGATTAACCCGGCGGAGATTGCTAGCTTAGCCTCTTTTACCAGGTGTTCGGATGGAACTCTTCCCTTTGTTTATCTTGGTATCCTGGCTGGAAAATCTATGGTTCAACTTAAAGGTTGGCAGATTATCATCGACCGTTTTAAGAAGAGGTTATCTTCTTGGAAGGTCAAGTTGTTGTCCATTGGAGGTCGTCTAACCCTCATTAAATCAGTTCTAAGGAGTTTGGGTATTTACTTTTTCTCTTTGTTTCGTCTTCTTGCCACTATTTGTCACTCTCTAGAGGCCCTGAGAGCTCGGTttttttggggtgttgatgaaggtCAAAATCGTATTCATTGGGTTAATTGGAATTTGATTTTGAACTCATATGCTCAATGA